Proteins found in one Coffea eugenioides isolate CCC68of chromosome 5, Ceug_1.0, whole genome shotgun sequence genomic segment:
- the LOC113770424 gene encoding cytochrome b561 domain-containing protein At4g18260-like has translation MLYKQRSLPLAVLTQLPLVVCSSIVHIKTGNTHSSGKNKTQMTAKLSSEIAIHGFLLWASMGFLVPVGILVMRKSNREECGRRLKILLYIHGVLQILSVLLLTAGAIMSFINFENAFNNDHQRLGLALYGLVWLQMLVGIIRPHRGSNARSGWFFVHWLLGTAVSVLGIINIYTGLQAYGKKTSRSARIWTILFTVEICLIALLYLFQEKWEYIQKQGVILGNEPVQPTEQEISPTYKQKETAEEPC, from the exons ATGCTTTACAAGCAGAGGAGCTTGCCCCTGGCTGTTCTTACTCAACTTCCATTAGTTGTGTGCTCGTCTATCGTCCATATAAAAACAGGCAATACTCATTCAAGCGGCAAAAACAAAACACAG ATGACTGCTAAACTATCATCTGAGATTGCGATCCACGGATTTCTGTTATGGGCTTCCATGGGTTTCTTGGTGCCTGTTGGAATACTTGTAATGAGGAAGTCAAACAGAGAGGAATGTGGAAGACGGCTAAAAATCTTACTCTACATTCATGGTGTTTTACAG ATACTGTCAGTTCTCCTTTTGACAGCTGGAGCAATAATGTCCTTTATAAACTTTGAGAACGCTTTCAACAATGATCATCAAAGGTTGGGATTAGCACTTTACGGTCTTGTCTGGCTGCAAATGTTGGTTGGTATAATACGACCACATAG AGGTAGCAACGCAAGGAGTGGATGGTTTTTTGTTCACTGGTTACTAGGGACTGCAGTTTCTGTGCTGGGAATCATCAATATATACACTGGTTTACAAGCTTATGGTAAGAAAACTTCAAGAAGTGCACGAATCTGGACCATTCTTTTCACAGTGGAAATCTGTCTTATCGCCTTACTCTATCTTTTCCAAGAAAAATGGGAGTACATTCAGAAACAGGGAGTAATTTTAGGCAATGAGCCTGTACAACCTACCGAACAAGAGATTTCACCAACATATAAGCAGAAGGAAACAGCAGAAGAGCCTTGTTGA